The Sorangiineae bacterium MSr11954 DNA segment AAGAACGGCGGGGTGCCGATGTTCCCCGACTCGCACTCGCCGGTGGAGAGGTACTCCTGGAGCGTTCGGGCCGCGGCCGCCGCGTCGCCCGCGTCGAGCGCGGAGATGGCCTCGCGGACCGCGGGCGCCTCGCGCTCGAAGGGGCGCGTGGGATCCCACGAGCACGCCACCGCCAAGCACGCGCCCATGGCCGAAAGGAGGATCGCCCGATGCGCCCGCACGCTCCGATGCGCCCGCACGTTCTTATGCGCCCGCACGTCCCGCCTCCTCTCCGGCCGCCGCCGCTTTGCGCGCGCCTCGCGGCTTTCTTCGCCGGCCGCCGCTCGGCAGGGCGGGACCGGCCGCCGCCGGCAACAGCGGCTTCTGGCGCGGCGCCTCGGGGATGAGCGCCTCCGCGATCAAGAGGAGCAGCGCGATGGAGAGCGGCCACGCGTACTGCTCCTCGCCCACGATTTGGATCTTCTCCGAGAGCTCCTCTTTCATCATGCGGGCCAGGCCGGCGGCGATTTTGTCGATGCCCGTCTCGCCGCGATCGGAGCGCACGATGTTGCCGTTGGTCTCCTTGGCGATGCCGGCCAGCTGCGCTTCGCCCTCGGCGGAGAGCTCGGTGGTCAGCGGCTTGCCCGCGTCGTCGCGGCGGATGCCGGTGGTCTTGCCGTCGGGGCCCACCTCCGGGATCACCTCGGGCGCGCGCCCGCCGATTTGCACCACGTCGATGCGGGTGCCCTCTTGCGCGGCGGCGCGCGCGACCGCCAGCGGATCGCCCTCCAGATCTTCGCCGTCGGTGATGAGCACGATGACCCGCACGTGGTCCTTGGACTTCGGATCGCGCGCGAACGTCTCGCGCGCCTTTTGGAGCGCGCGCGCGATGGCCGTGCCGCCGATGGGCATGTCGTTCGGCTCCAGCTGCCGGAAGAACTGCGCGATGGCCGCGCCGTCGCTGGTGAGGGGAAAATTCATGGGCTCGCCCGCGAAGGCCACCGCGCCGAAGCGCGCGCCTTTGAGCTTTCGTATCAGCTCGCTCACCTCGGCCTTGGCGCGCGCGATGCGGCTCGGCAGGATGTCGCGCGCGTACATGCTCTTCGAGTAGTCGAGCACGACCACCACGTCGAGGTTGGTGGCCGGGAGCACCCGCTGCCCCGCCGATTGCGGTCGCGAGAGCGCTCCGAAGGCCAGCAAGAGCCCGAGCACGAGCAGCACGCCTTTGGCGGCGCGCCGGCCGGCGGCGTCGAAGGTGGCGAGCTTGGCCACCAGGCTCGGATCGCCGAAGCGCTTCTCGGCCCGCACCCGCGCCAGCGACGCGAGGAGCAGCGAGGCCGCGAAGGCCACGACGAACAGCACGCACCCGATGGCGATGAGGAGCCCCGGGAAATGGAGCAGGTCGTAGGCGAATTTCACGGGAACCTCCGCACGACGAGCAGACGCACCAGCGCTTCGAGCGCGATGAGCCCCACCGCCGGGAAGAGGAGGAACGGAAAGAGGTCCTCCATGGTGGCCGAGAGCGACTCGAACCGGGTCTTCTCCAGGCGATCGAGGATGGCGTGCATGCTGCGCTCCAGCGCCACCTTGTCGTTCGCCACGAAGGACTCGCCGCCCGTGTCGCCCGCGATCTTCTTGAGCAGCTCGGGGTTCACCGGGAAGTGCGCGCGGACGTAGTGCGGCTGGCCGAACAGGTCGGTGCCCTCCTGCACCTCGACCTCGTCGCCGTTGCCGATCTGCACCGTGTAAATCTTGACCCCTTGCGTCTGCGCCAGGTGGGCCGCGTACTCGGGGGCGATGGCGCCCGCGTTGGAGTCGCCGTCGGTGAGCAGGATGATGGCCTTGGAGCGCGCGTTGCTCTGGCGCAGCCGCGCCACCCCGGTCCCCACCGCGTCGCCGATGGCGGTGCCGTTGCCGCTGATGATCTCGAGCTCCATCTTCTGCACCAAGGTGGTGAGGAGCGGATAGTCGAGGGTGGGCGGCGAGAGCACGTAGGCCGAGGGCCCGAAGACGACCACGCCGATGCGGTCGGTCTTGCGCTTGCCGATGAAGTCCATGATGACTTCCTTGGCCACGTCGAGGCGGGTCTGGCGGCGGCTCCGATCGGTGGGGCGCCCGCCCTGACCTTGCGGCCCTTGCGCGAGCGGCTGGTCCATGACCGCCTTCATCGAGCCCGAGAGATCCAGCACGATGACGATGTCGATCCCCAGCTCCTCGGCGCTCTCGCCGCGGAGCACGTTCTGCGGCCGCGCCAGCGCGAGGACGCCGAGCACCAGCGCGGCGCCGCGGAGGATGCCGGGCCAATCGCGCAGGCGGGTGCGCACGCCGCGCGGGCCCAGCGCCAAGGGCGCGATGGTGGGGATGGTGAGCCGCGGCATGCGTTGATCGGCGCCGAGGGTCATGCGCCACACCACGACGGGCACCACGAGGAGCCCGAGGAGCCACCACTTGGAGGTCCACTGCGCGCTCCGCCACGCTTCACCGCGCGCGAGGGCGGGGTAGACCAAGCCGATGGCGATGGCCGAAAGCACGCCGGCGAGCACGAGGACGGTGCGCGCCACGCGGTTGGTGCTCATGGTGCCTCCGTGCGGGGTGCGTTACCCGGTGGCGGCAGCGCGTGGGGCGTGGTGGCGCGCACGATGCGCTCGCCCGCGTCGAGGGCGCGCGCGCACTCGGCCGGCGTCGGCACCACGTTGGCGAACTTGACCAGGTCGCACTCGCGCAAAAACTCGGCGATGTCGGAGTACGAAACGCCTTGCAGCGGGGTGTTCGAGAGCTTGCCGAGCGTCTCGTCGGTGGTCGACTCCAGGCCGTCGAAGCCGTAGCGCGATCCCAAATACGATCGGATCACGTCGTTGACCCGGTCGAAGTACTCGCCGAAGCGACCCACCTCGAGCAATCCGGCGTGCCGCACCTCATCGAGCTTCTCGATGGCGACCTCCCAGGCGGGGCGCGGTGGCGGCGGCGGCGGAACGGGCTTGGGCCGGTTGATGTACCGCCAAATCAGGTACGCGAGGAGCGCGCCGGCCACGATGCCGATGGCGGCGTACGAGAGCCCGCGCTTGAGCGCCGTCCACTCCTCCCGCTGCACGCGCGGGGGCGGGTTGGGGGCAGGTTTGGCCTCGGGGGTCGACGCGATGGGATCGTCGACCACGATGGTGTGCGGCGCCGTGCACACCGTGGCGATCTCCCCGCTGGCGCGCGACACGGCGATGGGGAGCGGCGGCAAGGTCAAGGTGTGGCGGCCGGGCTCCTGGGGCAGCATGATCAAGGGGAGCTCCAAGGTGGTCTTCGCGCGATCGGGCGCGGCCGGATCGGTCGTCGCCGCCGAGAGCACCGCCGCCGCCCCGCCATCTTGATTCGGCAGGGTGAACCCGGCGCCCTTGAGGATCTTCGCGCTCTCGCTGGTGCTCTGCAGCTCGAGCCCGCGCGCCAGCACCGTCTCGCCCTTTCCATGCTCCACGGTGACCGCCAACGTCGCGGCGTAGCCGCTCAACCCCCGCGCCGGAAATGTCTCGGTGAGCACGGGCTTCTTGCCGCCGCCCGGCAACGTCTCGGTGCACCCGCCAATCTGCGCAGGCGCAAACGCATCCGGCGCACCCGCGTCATCGTCGGCGCGGGCGTCGGTCGCGTGCAGCGCGACGAGCAACGCCAAAAGCGGAACCGCGCATCGGCCCATCATCGCGTCCGCATCCTCCGTGCGCGGCGCGCGAACAAGTCGCGCAGCGGTTTGACGAACGAGCCGCCGGTTCGGATCTCCACCGTGTCGACCCCCAGCTTCAGGAACGCCTGATTGCGCGCCAGGGCCAGCTTTTTCATCGAATCGGCGTAGGACGCGCGCACGTGCGGATCGGAGGTGTCGACGAGCACGGCCTCGCCGCTCTCCAGATCTTCGAACGTGGCCAAGCCCACGTCGGGGAGCTCCATGTCGCGCGGATCCACCAGCACCACCGGGATCACGTCGTGCTTGCGCGCGGCCACCGCCAGCGCACGCTCGTAGCCTTGCGCGAAGAAGTCGCTCACCACGAAGGCGATGCTCCGCCTGCGCGCCACGCCCACCAGCGCCTCCAGCGCCGTCTTCAGATCCGTCTGCGCGCCCAGCGGGGGCGGCGCGTCGGGCGCGCGCGGGGCCACGTGGGCCGAGCGCGGCTCGAAGCCGAGGATCTCGCGCACCACGCGCATCACGTGCTTTTCGCCTTTTTTCGGGGGCACGATGCGCTCGATTTGGCTGGTCGAGAGGATCATGCCCACGCGGTCGTTGTTGCGGATGGCGCTGAAGGCCAGGAGCGCCGCGACCTCGGAGGCCACGCGCGTCTTGGGCGCTCGCTGCGTTCCGAAGCGCTCGCTCGGCGAGAGATCGACCACCAGCATCACGGTCATCTCGCGCTCTTCGACGAACACCTTGACGAAGGCGTCGTTCATGCGCGCCGACACGTTCCAGTCGATGGAGCGCACGTCGTCGCCCATTTGGTACGGGCGCACCTCGCGGAAGGCGAGGCCCTGGCCTTTGAAGCTCGAGGTGTACGTACCCGACAGGTTCTCGTTGGCCAGCCGCGCCGTGTGAATCTCGATGGTCCGCAGCGCGGCGAGGAGCTCTTTGGGGATCATGGCAAGCGTACCTCCCCGGCGATCAGGGGACTTCCACCACCTCGAACACCCGGCGCACGATCTGCTCGGCCGTCACCTCTTCGGCGTCGGCCTCGTAGGTGAGCACCAGGCGGTGCCGCAGCACGTCGGGCCCCACCGCCTTGACGTCCTCCGGCGTGACATAGCCGCGGTGGCGCAAGAACGCGTGCGCCCGCGCCGCCAAGTTCAGCGCGATGGACGCGCGGGGCGACGCGCCGAACTCGATGAGCGGCGCCAGATCCTTGAGCCCGTGGCGCGCGGGCTCGCGGGTCGCGAACACCACCTCCACGATGTAGTCCTTCACCTTCTCGTCGACATACACCTGGCCGATGATCTGCTTGGCGTTCATCAAGTCGGTCGGCAAAATGATGGCCTCCGCCTTGACCGGCTCCAGCGCCGTCATGCGATCCATGATCTTTCGCTCGTCCTCGCGCGAAGGGTAGCCGACCTTGATCATCAGCATGAAGCGGTCGACCTGCGCCTCGGGCAGCGGGTACGTTCCCTCTTGCTCGATGGGGTTCTGCGTGGCCATGACGATGAACGGCTGCGGGAGCGGGTACGTCTTGTCGCCGATGGTCACCTGCCGCTCTTGCATGGCCTCGAGCAGGGCGCTCTGCACCTTGGCGGGCGCGCGGTTGATCTCGTCGGCCAGCACCAGGTTGGCGAAGACGGGGCCGAGCTTCTGCGTGAAGTCGCCCTTTTGCTGGTTGTAGATGACGGTGCCGATCACGTCGGCCGGGAGCAGGTCCGGCGTGAACTGAATGCGGGCAAACTTGGCGGAGATGGCGTCGCACAGCGTGCGAACGGTGAGCGTCTTGGCGAGCCCCGGTACACCCTCCAAAAGCACGTGCCCCCCGGTGAGGAGGCCGATGAGGATGCGCTCGATCATGTAGGACTGGCCGACGATGACCTTTCCGACCTCCGACGTGAGGCGATCGACAAATGCGCTTTCTTTGGCAACGAGCTCGTTTAGCGCGCGTACATCGTGCATGGCGCTAGTGACTACCACAAATTCGTGGGCGCCCAACGCCGACTAGCCCGTCCCCGCTAGTAGCCCCGCGACAGCCGCACCACCCCTTTGATCGCATACCAGAGCCCGATCGGGATGGCGCCCCACCAGACCACGACCACATTGCCAATCTGAATGCCGCCGTGCTCCGTGTAGAGCGCAACGGCGACGCAACCTGCGAGCAACGCAAGTCCAAAGAGAAACATTCCGAGGCCCGGACGCATGGCCTGCAGTTTAACCAAAATCCGCGCTCGAGCGCTCGGTCACCCCCGCGGGGTTCCGCTCTTTTTCCGCATCACCTGCCCCCGTCGCCCCCCGGGAGGCCGGGGCCATTTTTGTCTTTCGGTCGGAAGAGCACCCAGTTGGGATTTCCACCCACATTGAGGCGGAGTCGCACGATTCTTCCGGCCACGTTGATGACGGACACCGTGTTGGCGATGGAATTCGCCACGTAGGCGGTCTTCTTGTCGTCCGAGAACGCGATGCCGTAGGCACCCGCGCCGGTGGGGATCTCCCACGTCTTCACCCCGGTCGCGGAAAAGAGCACGACCCGGCCGCCCTTTGGATCGGTCACCCAGATGGTGTTGTCCGCCCCGTACCCCACCGCGCCGGCCACGAAGCCCAGCTTGAAGGTGCGCCGCACTTCGAGGGTGCGCGTGTCGATGGCCGTAATGGTGGTGTCGCCGGCGTTTTCGACATAGGCCAGATCGTCGGGCCCCTGCCAGGCACCGATGGGCCCGTTTCCAACCGCGATGGTGCCATTCTTGGGCACGATCTTGGTCGCCGTATCGATGGCGGTCACCGAGTTGGAGGCGGTGTTGGCCACGAAGGCATACCGCTCGTTCTGGGCGATCGAAATGCGCCCGGGCTGATCGCCCACCTTGATGCTGGCCTTGTTCACCAGGGTGGTGGTGAGCATGACGAGCACGTTGCCCGGGGTGGTGGACTCGGCGGCCCAGACCTCGTCTTCATTTGCGCCGAAGACGGCGCTCTGGACCGCGCCATCCGTAAAGCGCCCTTTGATGGTGGTGCCGGTGGCGGCGTTCAAGACGAGCACGGCGCCGATGCCATGGCCCTGGCCCTCCGCGTGCTCGCCCTCGTGCAGCGCATCCACGCCATCGTTTCTCACCTCGGGGGCTGGGGCGCTCGCTGCTGTCAAGGTGGCCCCGGCTTCGTTCCCCGCGTCCCCCGCGTCGGCGGCGCCGTCGGTCCCCCCATCGGTGCCTCCGTCGCCCGATGGAGAACCCACGGCGCCGGCGGTGACCAGCAGCTTCGAGCGGTCGTTGCTGAGGGACAGGTAGTGCGGGAACGTGGTGTTCTTCAGGAAAATTTTGGAGGGATTGACGAAATCCTTCTCGGCGTCGATGACCGTGATCGCGTTGCCCGTCCCATTGACGACGTACACGGCGTCGTAGGTGATGGGCTGGGGCAGCCCCAGGGTTATCGGGAGGTTGGCCGCGTTGCGCTCTTTGGACTTGTCCGAGCACCCGGCTGCACCGGCCGTTGCCACGACCACCACCGCCGTCAAACCGCACCAGCATCCTAGCCGACCTAGCCGAGCCCTTCGCATCGCCTACTTCATACGCTGACGGGCCCGCTCAATCCACCTCCAAGACGACTTTGCCGAACGCCTTTCGCTCCTCGAGCACGCGGTGGGCCTCGGCCGCGCTCCACAGGGGCAGCACCCGGTCGACCACCGGGCGCAGCTTCCCCTGCGAAAAGAGCGGGATCATGCGGTGCAGATCCCCTTTGGAGCCCATCGTCGAGCCCAGCACCCGAACCTGCCGGAAGAAAATATGGCGCAAATCGATGGTGGGCGCGAAGCCGGCGGTGGCCCCGCAGGTCACCACGCATCCCCCCCAGCGCGTGGCCAGAATGCTCTTGACGAACACATCGCCACCCACGTGCTCGATGACCGCATCCACGCCCTTCTTGCTGCCGGTGAGCTTCTTCACCTCCGCCACGAAGTCCGCGGTCGTGTAGTTGATGCCCTCGTCGAGCCCGAGCTCCTTCGCGCGCGCGAGCTTCTCGTCGCTCCCCGCGGTCCCAATCACGCGGGCGCCATGGAGCTTGGCGATCTGAATCGCCGCCGTCGACACCCCGCTGCCGACAGCCTGCACGAGCACCGTGTCCCCCGGTTTGACCTGGGCGCGCGCGACGACCATCTGCCACGCCGTGAGGTAGACCAGCGGAAGGGCGGCCGCCTGCGTAAAGGGAAGCTCGCCGGGGTAGGGCAAAATGTTCGCATCGGGCACCACGATGTGCCGCGCGTACCCGCCCTGCGTGGTTTCACCGAACATGCGATACTGCGGGCAAAGGTTGTCCTCGCCCGACAGGCAGCGCGCGCAAACCCCACACGAAACCGCCGGCGCGAGGAGCACCTTCTGCCCCACCGTGCAACCCCGCGCACCGGGTCCCAGCGCCTCGATTTCGCCCGCAATATCCGCGCCGAGTCGGTGCGGGAAGTCGTACTTGACGTGGGGCAAACCGCGCCGCATCCAGATGTCGACATGGTTGAGCGCGACGGCGCGGATGCGCACGAGCACCTCGCGAGGGCCAGGCTCGGGGATCTCGATGGTCTCGCGGGTCAGCACCTCGGGGCCACCGGTTTGGCGGATGACCATGGCTTCGGTTTTCATGGCGGCGAGACTACCGCATCGGCACCTTCGCGGTACGCTTGCGGTGGGGCGATGACATGGCGCGCGCGATGAACGTGGGAAGGGCGCTCCTCGGGGGTGCAGTCGTTTTCGGGGTGGTGGGCGTGGGCCTTTGCCTCGTGCAATGCAGTCCGAACGCCGAGCTCGTCGAACCTGCTGCGCCTCGCGGTGCCGATTCGATGCGTTCCATGGACGCGGAGCCCGATGTGTCGATGCCGTCGGACGGCGGTTTCGCCGTGCAGGATGCGGGGGGCGCAACATTGCCATTGGCGCGCGAGGGCTCGGCGGCGGCGCCGTCTGCGCGCGAGGGCTCGGCGGCGGCGCCGTTGGCGCGTGAAGACTCGGGAACGGCGCCGTCGGCCCGCGCGCCTAGGTGCGGCGAACCTGGGCAGCCCGTGTGTGCGAAGCGCAAGTTGCTCGCGGGGTGGACGCCTCCCCGATTTTTATCCGGCGAGCAGCACCTCGAGGCCACACCCGAGGCGAAGCGCGCAGGCGTCGAAGGTTTGATCCTCGCCAAGTGCATGATCACAGAGGAGGGTGCGGTCACGAATTGTGCAATCATCAGGGGCCTGCCCTACATGGACGAAGCCACGATTGTGCATCTCCAAGCTCGCCGCTTCACGCCTGCCACGGCTCAGGGACTGCCGGTCTCCGTGTACTACACGTTTACATTGCGCATTAATGGGAATGGGCTGCCTTCTGCCGACGGAGGCTCGGGCCCACCATGATCCATCGCCCGACGTCCGATCGCGCCATCGCCGGGTGGCGTCGAAACATCGTGGAGGCGCTCCTCGCAGGCGCATTTGTTTTTGGCATGGTGGGCATGGCCATGTTCGTGTCGTGCTACCGCCTCGGCACCGCGCCCATTCGGCCGAGCCCTTACGACGATCCGAACCTGGTGGTGATGTTCGGGCCAAAGACCGCATCGACGGCGCCGCTCGATCCCTTGTTCACGAAGCCCCTCGACGAGGTCCCGCGGATCCTGCCGCCCTATCGCTATTGTGGAGGCTCGCGCCAACCTGCTTGTTGCGGCGCTCCGGGCGAGCCCGCGTGCAAGCCCACGGCTTCCCCCGTGTGCGGCGATCCCGGACAGCCACCGTGCCGTACGCCGCCAAGGGGCTGGCATAGCAGCCCCGGGATGAACCGCCCGCAGCTTTTGTCCGGCGACGAACACCTCGAGGCCACGGCCGCGGCAAAGCGCGAAGGCGCTGCGGGGTTGATCCTCGCAAAGTGCACCATCACCGATGCCGGGGATGTCACGAACTGCCGAATCCTCAAGGGGCTGCCTCATATGGACGAAGCAACCGTCGCCAATCTCGAGGTGCGCCGGTACACCCCCGTTGTCTTTCGGGGAAAGCCCGTCCCCGTGGATTATACGTTTACGTTCCGCATCGAGGCCGATCCATCGGCGATCGCGGGGCCGCGGCAGCCGGGACCCATGATGTGAACGATTGGCGATCGCGGGGCGGCAGCACGGACCCGTGATGTGAGCTATCTGCGATCGCGAGCCGCGGCAGCCGGGACCCGTGACGTGAGCTATCTGCGATCGCGGGGCGGCAGCCGAGACCCGTGGTGTGAACCATTGGCAATCGCGATGCTGCGGCAGCCGGGCATGATGTGAACGATTGGCGATCGCGGGGCGGCCGCCGGGATTCATGATGTGAACCCTGCGGCACCGCGGGCCGCCGCGCGGAAACCCATGGAGTGAACGATCGACGATCGCGGGCGGCAGCGGCGCGGGTCACGGTGGGGACCCTTCGTT contains these protein-coding regions:
- a CDS encoding energy transducer TonB; amino-acid sequence: MIHRPTSDRAIAGWRRNIVEALLAGAFVFGMVGMAMFVSCYRLGTAPIRPSPYDDPNLVVMFGPKTASTAPLDPLFTKPLDEVPRILPPYRYCGGSRQPACCGAPGEPACKPTASPVCGDPGQPPCRTPPRGWHSSPGMNRPQLLSGDEHLEATAAAKREGAAGLILAKCTITDAGDVTNCRILKGLPHMDEATVANLEVRRYTPVVFRGKPVPVDYTFTFRIEADPSAIAGPRQPGPMM
- a CDS encoding energy transducer TonB; translated protein: MNVGRALLGGAVVFGVVGVGLCLVQCSPNAELVEPAAPRGADSMRSMDAEPDVSMPSDGGFAVQDAGGATLPLAREGSAAAPSAREGSAAAPLAREDSGTAPSARAPRCGEPGQPVCAKRKLLAGWTPPRFLSGEQHLEATPEAKRAGVEGLILAKCMITEEGAVTNCAIIRGLPYMDEATIVHLQARRFTPATAQGLPVSVYYTFTLRINGNGLPSADGGSGPP
- a CDS encoding VWA domain-containing protein, which codes for MKFAYDLLHFPGLLIAIGCVLFVVAFAASLLLASLARVRAEKRFGDPSLVAKLATFDAAGRRAAKGVLLVLGLLLAFGALSRPQSAGQRVLPATNLDVVVVLDYSKSMYARDILPSRIARAKAEVSELIRKLKGARFGAVAFAGEPMNFPLTSDGAAIAQFFRQLEPNDMPIGGTAIARALQKARETFARDPKSKDHVRVIVLITDGEDLEGDPLAVARAAAQEGTRIDVVQIGGRAPEVIPEVGPDGKTTGIRRDDAGKPLTTELSAEGEAQLAGIAKETNGNIVRSDRGETGIDKIAAGLARMMKEELSEKIQIVGEEQYAWPLSIALLLLIAEALIPEAPRQKPLLPAAAGPALPSGGRRRKPRGARKAAAAGEEAGRAGA
- a CDS encoding MoxR family ATPase, which produces MHDVRALNELVAKESAFVDRLTSEVGKVIVGQSYMIERILIGLLTGGHVLLEGVPGLAKTLTVRTLCDAISAKFARIQFTPDLLPADVIGTVIYNQQKGDFTQKLGPVFANLVLADEINRAPAKVQSALLEAMQERQVTIGDKTYPLPQPFIVMATQNPIEQEGTYPLPEAQVDRFMLMIKVGYPSREDERKIMDRMTALEPVKAEAIILPTDLMNAKQIIGQVYVDEKVKDYIVEVVFATREPARHGLKDLAPLIEFGASPRASIALNLAARAHAFLRHRGYVTPEDVKAVGPDVLRHRLVLTYEADAEEVTAEQIVRRVFEVVEVP
- a CDS encoding DUF58 domain-containing protein, whose translation is MIPKELLAALRTIEIHTARLANENLSGTYTSSFKGQGLAFREVRPYQMGDDVRSIDWNVSARMNDAFVKVFVEEREMTVMLVVDLSPSERFGTQRAPKTRVASEVAALLAFSAIRNNDRVGMILSTSQIERIVPPKKGEKHVMRVVREILGFEPRSAHVAPRAPDAPPPLGAQTDLKTALEALVGVARRRSIAFVVSDFFAQGYERALAVAARKHDVIPVVLVDPRDMELPDVGLATFEDLESGEAVLVDTSDPHVRASYADSMKKLALARNQAFLKLGVDTVEIRTGGSFVKPLRDLFARRARRMRTR
- a CDS encoding VWA domain-containing protein is translated as MSTNRVARTVLVLAGVLSAIAIGLVYPALARGEAWRSAQWTSKWWLLGLLVVPVVVWRMTLGADQRMPRLTIPTIAPLALGPRGVRTRLRDWPGILRGAALVLGVLALARPQNVLRGESAEELGIDIVIVLDLSGSMKAVMDQPLAQGPQGQGGRPTDRSRRQTRLDVAKEVIMDFIGKRKTDRIGVVVFGPSAYVLSPPTLDYPLLTTLVQKMELEIISGNGTAIGDAVGTGVARLRQSNARSKAIILLTDGDSNAGAIAPEYAAHLAQTQGVKIYTVQIGNGDEVEVQEGTDLFGQPHYVRAHFPVNPELLKKIAGDTGGESFVANDKVALERSMHAILDRLEKTRFESLSATMEDLFPFLLFPAVGLIALEALVRLLVVRRFP
- a CDS encoding zinc-binding dehydrogenase, with product MKTEAMVIRQTGGPEVLTRETIEIPEPGPREVLVRIRAVALNHVDIWMRRGLPHVKYDFPHRLGADIAGEIEALGPGARGCTVGQKVLLAPAVSCGVCARCLSGEDNLCPQYRMFGETTQGGYARHIVVPDANILPYPGELPFTQAAALPLVYLTAWQMVVARAQVKPGDTVLVQAVGSGVSTAAIQIAKLHGARVIGTAGSDEKLARAKELGLDEGINYTTADFVAEVKKLTGSKKGVDAVIEHVGGDVFVKSILATRWGGCVVTCGATAGFAPTIDLRHIFFRQVRVLGSTMGSKGDLHRMIPLFSQGKLRPVVDRVLPLWSAAEAHRVLEERKAFGKVVLEVD
- a CDS encoding YncE family protein, which encodes MATAGAAGCSDKSKERNAANLPITLGLPQPITYDAVYVVNGTGNAITVIDAEKDFVNPSKIFLKNTTFPHYLSLSNDRSKLLVTAGAVGSPSGDGGTDGGTDGAADAGDAGNEAGATLTAASAPAPEVRNDGVDALHEGEHAEGQGHGIGAVLVLNAATGTTIKGRFTDGAVQSAVFGANEDEVWAAESTTPGNVLVMLTTTLVNKASIKVGDQPGRISIAQNERYAFVANTASNSVTAIDTATKIVPKNGTIAVGNGPIGAWQGPDDLAYVENAGDTTITAIDTRTLEVRRTFKLGFVAGAVGYGADNTIWVTDPKGGRVVLFSATGVKTWEIPTGAGAYGIAFSDDKKTAYVANSIANTVSVINVAGRIVRLRLNVGGNPNWVLFRPKDKNGPGLPGGDGGR